Proteins from one Mycoplasma sp. Pen4 genomic window:
- the rpsK gene encoding 30S ribosomal protein S11 gives MARKSKKKNITNGVVHIHSTNQNTIVTFADENGNVIAWSSAGAIGYKGTKKKTPYAAGLAAQAAAEAAKEHGIKSVKVELKGLGAGKDAARKQIEVSGITVTEIKDVTPVPHNGTRPPKRILKRERARK, from the coding sequence ATGGCACGTAAATCAAAGAAAAAGAACATTACTAATGGGGTTGTTCATATTCACTCAACAAACCAAAATACAATTGTTACTTTCGCTGATGAAAACGGTAATGTTATTGCTTGATCTTCAGCTGGAGCAATCGGATACAAAGGTACTAAGAAGAAAACTCCATATGCAGCTGGTTTAGCTGCTCAAGCTGCTGCAGAAGCTGCTAAAGAACACGGAATCAAATCAGTTAAAGTTGAATTAAAAGGTCTTGGAGCAGGTAAAGATGCTGCAAGAAAACAAATCGAAGTTTCTGGAATTACAGTTACAGAAATTAAAGATGTTACACCAGTTCCTCACAACGGAACACGTCCACCAAAACGTATTTTAAAACGTGAACGTGCAAGAAAATAA
- the rplQ gene encoding 50S ribosomal protein L17 produces MANPTQIYSRDTKWRNGVMRSLVSELYVNGRIVTTLTRAKEVRRHAERMIQKAKNPTLANRRAVASFVRPIKTKDGQEVLSYLFSDIAPKYKDRNGGYTRIIKLPRRQGDATRMAVIELV; encoded by the coding sequence ATGGCAAATCCAACACAAATTTATTCACGTGATACTAAATGAAGAAATGGTGTAATGCGTTCACTTGTTAGTGAATTATATGTAAACGGAAGAATCGTAACAACTTTAACAAGAGCAAAAGAAGTAAGAAGACACGCTGAAAGAATGATTCAAAAAGCTAAAAACCCTACTTTAGCTAACAGACGTGCAGTTGCAAGCTTTGTACGTCCAATCAAAACAAAAGATGGACAAGAAGTTTTATCATACTTATTTAGTGATATTGCACCAAAATACAAAGACAGAAACGGTGGATACACAAGAATTATCAAGTTACCTCGTAGACAAGGTGACGCAACACGTATGGCAGTTATTGAATTAGTATAA
- the infA gene encoding translation initiation factor IF-1: MKFTAVVKEAFSMDDYSVELENGAIIKAHISGRMRVNHIRILPGDTVDVEVSPYDLTQGRITYRHK, translated from the coding sequence ATCAAATTCACCGCTGTTGTCAAAGAAGCATTCAGTATGGATGATTATTCAGTAGAATTAGAAAACGGCGCAATTATCAAAGCTCATATATCAGGTAGAATGAGAGTAAATCACATTAGAATCTTACCTGGTGATACTGTGGATGTAGAAGTAAGCCCATATGACTTAACACAAGGGCGTATTACATACAGACACAAATAG
- the pyk gene encoding pyruvate kinase: MKITEKRTKLVATIGPSSDNYETLLSLVENGVTTIRANFSHGSHEEQLNKFKLGKRVSQELKVPVSLMLDTKGPEIRIGKMKDGAQVVTSGSEVLIHTTTEKYTSFEGTPTEITVAYDMAQDLSVGNQVLIDDGKLSTVVTEVGEGYVKVRAENTHKLKTNKRVNLPGVDFSLPFLAEKDINDVIFGIKSGINYVAASFVNSARNVKELRKLLDDNGGSHVQIISKIESHLGCVNIDEIIEASDGIMVARGDLGLEIPYYDVPYYEKIMIRKCREAGKPVIVATQMLDSMENTPHPTRAEVTDVYYAVELGADSTMLSGESANGLFPLEAVKTMSAISRRAEKEFYARNYYDIQLEKVWANSDQTNKRSELAHKIAEKAKDGNYKFVVVLSRTGALLKEVAKFRPNSTIIGVVNDPLLINAFGAYSSVWASVDSEALFPLIKKDHENAVSALEPYGIQKGDKYLVVENDNMTEHEVK, encoded by the coding sequence ATGAAAATTACTGAAAAAAGAACAAAATTAGTTGCTACTATTGGTCCATCTAGTGATAACTACGAAACATTATTATCATTAGTTGAAAACGGTGTTACAACAATTAGAGCTAACTTTAGTCACGGTTCACATGAAGAACAATTAAATAAATTTAAATTAGGAAAAAGAGTTTCACAAGAACTTAAAGTACCAGTATCATTAATGCTTGATACAAAAGGTCCTGAAATTCGTATTGGAAAAATGAAAGATGGAGCTCAAGTAGTTACATCAGGTTCTGAAGTTTTAATCCACACAACAACAGAAAAATACACATCATTCGAAGGTACACCAACAGAAATTACTGTTGCTTACGATATGGCACAAGATTTATCAGTTGGTAACCAAGTATTAATCGACGACGGTAAATTATCAACAGTTGTTACAGAAGTTGGTGAAGGATACGTTAAAGTAAGAGCAGAAAACACACACAAATTAAAAACAAACAAACGTGTTAACTTACCAGGTGTTGACTTCTCACTTCCATTCTTAGCAGAAAAAGACATTAACGACGTTATTTTCGGAATTAAATCAGGAATTAACTATGTTGCTGCATCATTCGTTAACTCAGCAAGAAACGTTAAAGAACTTAGAAAATTACTTGATGACAACGGCGGATCACACGTACAAATTATTTCAAAAATTGAATCACACCTTGGTTGTGTAAATATTGATGAAATCATCGAAGCATCAGATGGAATCATGGTTGCTCGTGGGGACTTAGGATTAGAAATCCCTTACTACGACGTTCCATACTATGAAAAAATTATGATCAGAAAATGTCGTGAAGCTGGTAAACCAGTTATCGTTGCTACACAAATGCTTGACTCAATGGAAAACACACCTCACCCAACACGTGCAGAAGTAACAGATGTTTACTACGCAGTAGAATTAGGTGCAGATTCAACAATGCTTTCAGGAGAATCAGCAAACGGATTATTCCCATTAGAAGCAGTTAAAACAATGTCAGCTATCTCAAGAAGAGCAGAAAAAGAATTCTACGCAAGAAACTACTACGATATTCAACTTGAAAAAGTTTGAGCAAATTCAGATCAAACAAACAAACGTTCAGAATTAGCGCACAAAATTGCTGAAAAAGCTAAAGATGGAAACTACAAATTTGTTGTTGTTCTTTCAAGAACAGGAGCATTACTTAAAGAAGTTGCTAAATTTAGACCTAACTCAACAATTATCGGTGTTGTAAATGATCCATTATTAATTAATGCATTTGGTGCTTACTCAAGTGTTTGAGCATCAGTTGACTCAGAAGCATTATTCCCATTAATCAAAAAAGATCACGAAAACGCAGTTTCAGCATTAG
- the rpmJ gene encoding 50S ribosomal protein L36, translating into MKVRASVKKMCKDCKIIKRKGIIRVICVLPKHKQRQG; encoded by the coding sequence ATGAAAGTTAGAGCAAGTGTTAAAAAAATGTGCAAAGACTGCAAAATTATTAAACGTAAAGGAATTATCCGTGTAATTTGTGTATTACCAAAACACAAACAAAGACAAGGATAA
- the secY gene encoding preprotein translocase subunit SecY: MRNLLYRLHNSWRDFWTNKQLLKKILFTSFLLMVYIMGTTITSPYIKVGNENVIGENSFLNTLNLIGGGGLRQFSLFALGISPFINASLIMMLLQSKLFPPIHKLSQSGPQGRRKINVITRFVTVAIAYPQAIFLVKSLSAGTRGAFITLTNTSPSIAYFVIPTILTAASLLALFISEEITNKGVGNGTSLIIFTGIAARLPFQFKSAFEHYIGADPANNPSGILVGIVNFSTYLIVYLVVVLIVAIVYVAERHIPIQQVGAGRSKSLKEMGKLPIKLNPAGIMPIIFAMMVLSFPTMIANLLPDDNVSKNWINQNLQFTRPIGFTLLMVIIFAFSLVMGIQQSKVDKIAEDFAKNSTFIPGVRPGEETQDYLIGIVFRLSVFSSIYLLILGSMQFVEIMAGILPAAFSFGGTGLMILVSVSLETVSQLQARLKTNKLSKAKRESQKNIESNTVSSVEGLLW, from the coding sequence TTGCGAAATTTACTCTATCGCTTGCACAACTCATGACGTGATTTTTGAACCAATAAGCAATTATTAAAGAAAATACTTTTTACAAGTTTTTTACTTATGGTTTATATCATGGGTACAACGATTACTTCTCCTTACATTAAAGTCGGAAACGAAAATGTAATTGGAGAAAACTCATTCCTAAATACACTAAATTTAATAGGTGGAGGGGGACTTCGCCAATTTTCGTTATTCGCTTTAGGTATTAGTCCTTTCATTAATGCATCCTTAATAATGATGCTTTTACAATCTAAATTATTCCCGCCTATACATAAATTGAGTCAAAGTGGACCGCAAGGACGGAGAAAAATTAATGTAATTACAAGATTTGTGACTGTGGCAATCGCTTATCCACAAGCGATTTTCTTAGTTAAGTCACTTTCAGCAGGTACAAGAGGTGCATTTATAACTCTTACTAATACATCACCTTCTATTGCTTATTTTGTGATTCCAACAATTTTAACTGCAGCATCATTACTTGCTTTATTTATTTCTGAAGAAATTACAAATAAAGGTGTAGGAAATGGTACAAGTTTAATTATTTTCACTGGTATTGCAGCAAGATTACCTTTCCAATTCAAAAGTGCATTTGAGCATTACATTGGTGCTGATCCTGCGAACAATCCAAGTGGTATTTTAGTAGGTATAGTAAACTTTTCAACATATTTAATAGTCTATCTTGTAGTTGTTTTAATTGTTGCTATAGTTTATGTTGCTGAGCGTCATATACCAATTCAACAAGTTGGAGCTGGTCGTTCAAAATCTCTAAAAGAAATGGGTAAATTACCAATTAAACTTAACCCAGCTGGTATTATGCCGATTATTTTTGCAATGATGGTTTTATCATTCCCTACAATGATTGCTAATTTATTACCAGACGATAACGTGTCTAAAAATTGAATTAATCAAAACTTACAATTTACAAGACCAATTGGATTTACCTTATTAATGGTTATCATCTTTGCGTTTTCTTTGGTTATGGGTATTCAGCAATCTAAAGTTGATAAAATTGCTGAGGATTTTGCTAAAAATTCAACATTCATTCCCGGAGTTCGTCCTGGAGAAGAAACACAAGATTATTTAATTGGAATTGTGTTCCGTTTAAGTGTTTTCTCTTCAATTTATTTACTTATTTTAGGAAGTATGCAATTCGTGGAAATTATGGCTGGTATTTTACCTGCTGCATTCTCATTTGGTGGTACAGGACTTATGATTTTAGTATCTGTATCGTTAGAAACTGTAAGTCAATTACAAGCTAGATTAAAAACAAATAAACTCTCAAAAGCTAAAAGAGAGTCTCAAAAGAATATTGAAAGTAACACTGTATCAAGTGTTGAAGGGCTATTATGATAA
- a CDS encoding nucleoside monophosphate kinase, whose translation MIKNIDKNIIFMGQPGAGKGTVAGLISHESNLVHLSTGNIFRSEIANKTELGLKVQNIVTTGGYVPDEITNAIVKNAIERLRDENKFFILDGFPRTTAQAKFLKSLEGFEFVVVELQVDESVILERLSGRRTCSQCGAGYHVKFQSPKQENVCDLCGASLVQRPDDTPERITHRLDIYKEQTKPLLDYYKAQNELYVVDASVTPEEVAQKVLSIVTKSDKI comes from the coding sequence ATGATAAAAAATATTGATAAAAACATTATTTTTATGGGTCAGCCCGGAGCAGGAAAAGGAACTGTAGCCGGTCTTATTTCTCATGAAAGTAATTTGGTTCATTTATCAACAGGTAATATTTTTAGAAGCGAAATCGCTAATAAAACAGAACTTGGTTTAAAGGTTCAAAATATTGTAACAACTGGTGGATATGTACCAGATGAAATTACAAATGCAATTGTTAAAAACGCAATTGAAAGATTAAGAGACGAAAATAAATTTTTCATACTTGATGGTTTTCCAAGAACAACAGCACAAGCTAAATTCCTTAAAAGCCTTGAAGGATTTGAATTTGTTGTTGTAGAACTACAAGTTGATGAATCAGTTATTTTAGAACGTTTATCAGGTCGTAGAACTTGCTCACAATGTGGAGCAGGATATCATGTTAAATTCCAATCTCCAAAACAAGAAAATGTATGTGATTTATGTGGTGCTTCATTAGTACAGCGTCCAGATGATACACCTGAACGTATTACACATCGTTTAGACATTTATAAAGAACAAACAAAACCACTTTTAGATTACTACAAAGCACAAAACGAGTTATATGTTGTCGATGCTTCTGTAACACCTGAAGAAGTGGCGCAAAAAGTTCTTTCAATTGTCACAAAAAGTGATAAAATTTAA
- the rpsM gene encoding 30S ribosomal protein S13, whose translation MARILNVEIPNNKRVVISLTYIFGIGNSLAKEICAKANVSEDARVKDLSEEELSRIREAAKDYTTEGDLRREVSLNIKRLMEIKCYRGMRHRKGLPVRGQCTQKNARTRKGPRKTVAGKKGK comes from the coding sequence ATGGCTAGAATTTTAAACGTCGAAATTCCTAACAATAAACGTGTTGTTATTTCATTAACATACATTTTTGGTATTGGGAATTCACTCGCAAAAGAAATTTGTGCAAAAGCAAATGTTAGCGAAGATGCACGTGTTAAAGATTTATCAGAAGAAGAATTATCAAGAATTCGTGAAGCTGCTAAGGATTACACAACAGAAGGAGATCTTCGTAGAGAAGTTAGCTTAAACATTAAACGTTTAATGGAAATTAAATGCTACCGTGGAATGAGACACCGTAAAGGGTTACCAGTACGTGGACAATGTACTCAAAAGAATGCTCGTACACGTAAAGGTCCAAGAAAGACTGTAGCTGGAAAGAAAGGTAAATAA
- a CDS encoding DNA-directed RNA polymerase subunit alpha: MERMKKLVYLEKPQIKETSDFVTEFSLQGLERGFANTLGVALRRVLLSSITGLAPFCVRIEGVNHEFQVIKDVVEDVPSLLMNLRDVRFTYNPEIVGDDEIVKVTLQSDVMGPVTSASMQVVSHPGVEIVDRNVHIAEVMSDRALKLEIYLRPGRGFMTFDQNKSYLQKRRAELDTNISDKKAEFIAVDSKFSPIKKVSYTVTEMNSASPKIEEKLDLIVTTDGTIKAKDAIKSASEILIGLFEVIGDVDRMNVDIFEVEEVKEEAKQEDDIDISQLNLSVRSANALKRIKKTKLSEIASLSMQQLEQTKNLGKKSIQEIVDKLKEYGYELKEGDE; this comes from the coding sequence ATGGAAAGAATGAAAAAATTGGTTTACCTAGAAAAACCACAAATTAAAGAAACTAGTGATTTCGTTACAGAATTTTCATTACAAGGACTTGAAAGAGGTTTTGCTAACACTTTAGGTGTTGCTTTAAGAAGAGTTCTTCTTTCAAGCATTACTGGATTAGCACCTTTCTGTGTAAGAATTGAAGGTGTTAACCATGAGTTCCAAGTAATTAAAGATGTAGTGGAAGATGTACCTAGTTTATTAATGAACCTAAGGGATGTTCGTTTTACATACAACCCTGAAATTGTTGGAGATGATGAAATCGTTAAAGTAACATTACAATCAGACGTAATGGGACCAGTTACATCAGCTTCAATGCAAGTTGTTTCACACCCAGGTGTAGAAATTGTTGACCGTAATGTTCACATTGCTGAAGTTATGTCAGATCGTGCTTTAAAACTTGAAATTTACTTACGTCCAGGACGTGGGTTTATGACATTCGATCAAAACAAATCATATTTACAAAAACGTAGAGCAGAATTAGACACAAACATTTCTGATAAAAAAGCAGAATTCATTGCTGTTGATTCTAAATTCTCACCAATCAAAAAAGTTAGTTATACAGTTACAGAGATGAACTCAGCTTCACCTAAAATTGAAGAAAAACTTGATCTTATTGTTACAACAGATGGAACAATTAAAGCTAAAGATGCAATTAAATCGGCATCAGAAATTTTAATTGGTTTATTTGAAGTTATTGGTGATGTAGATCGTATGAATGTAGATATTTTTGAAGTCGAAGAAGTTAAAGAAGAAGCAAAACAAGAAGATGATATTGATATTTCACAATTAAATCTTTCAGTTCGTTCAGCTAACGCACTTAAGAGAATTAAGAAAACAAAATTATCTGAAATAGCAAGCTTAAGCATGCAACAACTTGAACAAACTAAAAATTTAGGTAAAAAATCAATTCAAGAAATTGTAGATAAACTTAAAGAATATGGTTATGAATTAAAAGAAGGAGATGAATAA
- the map gene encoding type I methionyl aminopeptidase translates to MITIKNQNEIEKITKSCQILAEVKQVVWDFVSPGVSLKEIDQLAFNEIIKRGAKPAFKGLYGFPATACISVNEQLIHGIPSDYIVKDGDLVKVDLGCIWEGYNSDSAFTKPVGNVSATDLKLIEVAKGSFKAGLNAIKKGARVGDISYAIGQYIKKHNLYTPSEFCGHGIGRALHEDPNVPNDGRKDTGPLLKDGMVICIEPMITQSPGVRTLRDGWTVISADKKNTAHYEHTILIKNNKGIVLTKGI, encoded by the coding sequence ATGATCACAATTAAAAATCAAAACGAGATTGAAAAAATCACAAAATCATGTCAAATCTTGGCAGAAGTTAAACAAGTTGTTTGAGACTTTGTAAGTCCAGGGGTTTCTTTAAAAGAGATTGATCAATTAGCTTTTAACGAAATTATTAAACGTGGAGCCAAACCTGCTTTCAAAGGTTTATATGGTTTCCCAGCGACAGCATGTATATCTGTCAACGAACAATTGATCCATGGGATACCTTCAGATTACATCGTAAAAGATGGAGACTTAGTAAAAGTTGATCTCGGATGTATTTGAGAAGGGTACAACAGTGATAGTGCATTCACTAAACCTGTTGGTAACGTCTCAGCAACTGACCTAAAATTAATTGAAGTTGCAAAAGGTTCTTTCAAAGCGGGACTTAATGCAATTAAAAAAGGCGCAAGAGTCGGAGATATCTCTTATGCTATTGGTCAGTATATTAAAAAACATAATTTATACACTCCGTCAGAATTTTGTGGACATGGAATCGGTAGAGCACTACATGAAGATCCAAATGTCCCAAATGATGGAAGAAAAGACACAGGACCATTATTAAAAGATGGGATGGTAATTTGTATTGAGCCTATGATTACACAATCTCCCGGTGTAAGAACACTAAGAGATGGTTGAACTGTCATTAGCGCTGATAAAAAGAATACAGCTCATTACGAACACACAATCTTAATCAAAAATAACAAAGGTATTGTGCTTACGAAAGGAATTTAA